Proteins encoded by one window of Streptomyces sp. LX-29:
- a CDS encoding alpha/beta hydrolase-fold protein encodes MELTSRSLAYTVTGAAVVSVALTVWLWPRFAGRGVVAVLGRLGSIVVTQLAIVSALALAVNTNFQFYGTWDELLGNDDGAPAALEKWGAGDGTGPGGDLKGALVQPAGPEGLDRVHGLPEGRPEKVGKVESVRIIGRRSQVANPAYVYLPPQYFQHQYDRQRFPVIVAISGYPGGSFLLAQHLRVPQTAGKLIAKGKLQPSVVVMIRPTIAPPRDTQCVDVPGGPQAETFFAQDLPEALRGHYRVGRDAGAWGVLGYSSGGSCALQLAMRHPRTYTAAAALSADFKVKNDPTTGDLFGDGDGRLRRMREHDLVWRLENLPAPPVSVLVATSRKGEGNYPAAKKFLDAVKPPMRADSLVLDQGSHNFRTWRRELPASLEWMSRQLTFPQDLATDR; translated from the coding sequence ATGGAACTGACCAGCCGATCGCTCGCCTACACCGTGACCGGGGCCGCGGTGGTCAGCGTGGCACTCACCGTCTGGCTATGGCCACGGTTCGCCGGCCGCGGCGTGGTCGCCGTCCTGGGCAGACTCGGCTCCATCGTGGTCACCCAGCTGGCGATCGTCTCCGCGCTGGCGCTGGCGGTGAACACCAACTTCCAGTTCTACGGAACCTGGGACGAGCTGCTCGGGAACGACGACGGGGCGCCCGCCGCGCTGGAGAAGTGGGGCGCGGGCGACGGCACCGGGCCCGGGGGAGACCTCAAGGGCGCCCTCGTCCAGCCCGCCGGCCCGGAGGGGCTGGACCGGGTGCACGGGCTGCCCGAGGGGCGGCCGGAGAAGGTGGGCAAGGTCGAGTCCGTACGGATCATCGGCCGGCGCAGCCAGGTGGCCAACCCGGCGTACGTCTACCTGCCGCCCCAGTACTTCCAGCACCAGTACGACCGGCAGCGGTTCCCCGTCATCGTCGCCATCAGCGGCTACCCCGGCGGGTCCTTCCTGCTGGCGCAGCACCTGAGGGTGCCCCAGACCGCGGGGAAGCTGATCGCGAAGGGCAAGCTCCAACCCAGCGTCGTGGTGATGATCCGCCCGACCATCGCCCCGCCCCGCGACACCCAGTGCGTGGACGTGCCGGGCGGCCCGCAGGCCGAGACCTTCTTCGCCCAGGACCTGCCGGAGGCGCTGCGGGGCCACTACCGGGTCGGCCGCGACGCCGGTGCGTGGGGCGTGCTCGGCTACTCCTCCGGCGGTAGCTGCGCGCTCCAACTGGCCATGCGCCACCCCCGCACCTACACGGCGGCGGCCGCCCTCTCCGCCGACTTCAAGGTCAAGAACGACCCGACCACCGGCGACCTCTTCGGCGACGGGGACGGCCGGCTGCGCCGGATGCGCGAGCACGACCTGGTGTGGCGGCTGGAGAACCTGCCCGCCCCGCCGGTCTCGGTGCTCGTCGCGACCAGCCGCAAGGGCGAGGGCAACTACCCGGCGGCCAAGAAGTTCCTGGACGCCGTCAAGCCGCCCATGCGCGCCGACTCCCTCGTCCTCGACCAGGGCAGCCACAACTTCCGCACCTGGCGGCGTGAGCTGCCCGCCTCCCTGGAGTGGATGAGCCGTCAGCTGACCTTCCCGCAGGACCTGGCGACGGATCGCTGA
- a CDS encoding biotin carboxylase N-terminal domain-containing protein, with amino-acid sequence MRKVLIANRGEIAVRVARACRDAGIASVAVYAEPDRDAVHVRAADEAYALGGDTPAASYLDMAKVLAAAAESGADAVHPGYGFLSENAEFAQAVIDAGLTWIGPPPQAIRDLGDKVAARHIAQRAGAPLVAGTPDPVSGAEEVVAFAREHGLPIAIKAAFGGGGRGLKVARTLEEVPELYESAVREAVAAFGRGECFVERYLDKPRHVETQCLADRHGNVVVVSTRDCSLQRRHQKLVEEAPAPFLTPEQNAQLYAASKAILKEAGYVGAGTVEFLVGSDGTISFLEVNTRLQVEHPVTEEVTGIDLVREMFRIADGEELGYGDPAVRGHSFEFRINGEDPGRNFLPAPGTVTLFAPPSGPGVRLDAGVESGSVIGPAWDSLLAKLIVTGATREQALQRAARALAEFRVEGMATAIPFHRAVVTDPAFTSDPFTVHTRWIETEFVNTIPAYTPTGVEEVEAESRETVVVEVGGKRLEVSLPASLGVATAAAGGGGARKPKRKAARKSGSAASGDALASPMQGTIVKVAVEEGQQVAEGELIVVLEAMKMEQPLNAHRAGTVKGLAAEVGASITSGAVICEIKD; translated from the coding sequence GTGCGCAAGGTGCTCATCGCCAACCGTGGCGAAATCGCTGTCCGCGTTGCCCGTGCCTGTCGGGATGCCGGGATCGCGAGCGTAGCTGTGTACGCCGAGCCGGACCGGGACGCGGTGCATGTGCGTGCGGCTGACGAGGCCTACGCGCTGGGCGGTGACACTCCGGCGGCCAGTTATCTGGATATGGCCAAGGTGTTGGCCGCGGCGGCGGAGTCGGGTGCGGACGCGGTGCATCCGGGGTACGGGTTCCTGTCTGAGAACGCGGAGTTCGCGCAGGCTGTGATCGATGCGGGGTTGACCTGGATCGGTCCGCCGCCGCAGGCGATCCGGGATCTGGGTGACAAGGTCGCCGCTCGTCATATCGCTCAGCGTGCGGGTGCTCCGTTGGTCGCGGGTACTCCTGACCCGGTCTCGGGTGCGGAGGAGGTCGTGGCGTTCGCGCGGGAGCATGGGCTGCCGATCGCGATCAAGGCTGCTTTCGGTGGTGGTGGGCGTGGTCTGAAGGTCGCCCGCACGCTGGAGGAGGTGCCGGAGCTGTATGAGTCCGCGGTGCGGGAGGCGGTGGCCGCCTTCGGTCGGGGTGAGTGCTTCGTGGAGCGCTACCTGGACAAGCCGCGGCATGTGGAGACGCAGTGTCTGGCCGACCGGCATGGCAACGTGGTGGTGGTCTCCACCCGTGACTGCTCGCTTCAGCGGCGTCATCAGAAGCTGGTGGAGGAGGCCCCGGCTCCGTTCCTCACCCCGGAGCAGAACGCGCAGTTGTACGCGGCGTCCAAGGCCATCTTGAAGGAGGCCGGTTATGTGGGTGCCGGCACGGTGGAGTTCCTGGTCGGCAGCGATGGCACGATCTCGTTCCTGGAGGTGAACACCCGGCTTCAGGTGGAGCACCCGGTGACCGAGGAGGTCACGGGGATCGATCTGGTGCGGGAGATGTTCCGGATCGCCGATGGTGAGGAGCTCGGTTACGGGGACCCTGCGGTGCGGGGGCACTCGTTCGAGTTCCGGATCAACGGTGAGGACCCGGGTCGTAACTTCCTGCCCGCTCCGGGCACGGTCACGCTGTTCGCCCCGCCGTCGGGTCCGGGTGTGCGGTTGGACGCGGGTGTGGAGTCCGGGTCGGTGATCGGTCCGGCGTGGGACTCGCTGCTGGCCAAGTTGATCGTGACCGGTGCGACCCGTGAGCAGGCGTTGCAGCGGGCGGCGCGGGCTCTGGCGGAGTTCAGGGTGGAGGGGATGGCGACCGCGATCCCGTTCCACCGGGCCGTGGTCACCGACCCGGCGTTCACCTCCGATCCGTTCACGGTGCACACGCGGTGGATCGAGACGGAGTTCGTCAACACCATCCCCGCCTACACGCCCACCGGTGTGGAGGAGGTTGAGGCGGAGTCCCGCGAGACCGTGGTGGTCGAGGTCGGGGGTAAGCGGCTGGAGGTGTCCCTGCCCGCGTCTTTGGGTGTGGCGACCGCGGCCGCCGGAGGTGGGGGTGCGCGTAAGCCGAAGCGGAAGGCGGCTCGTAAGTCGGGTTCGGCGGCTTCGGGTGATGCGTTGGCGTCGCCGATGCAGGGCACGATCGTGAAGGTGGCGGTCGAGGAGGGTCAGCAGGTCGCCGAGGGCGAGCTGATCGTGGTCCTGGAGGCGATGAAGATGGAGCAGCCGCTGAACGCGCACCGCGCGGGCACGGTCAAGGGACTGGCCGCCGAGGTCGGCGCGTCCATCACCTCCGGCGCCGTCATCTGCGAGATCAAGGACTGA
- a CDS encoding helix-turn-helix transcriptional regulator, producing MPDADGHPTPGEMELRAVLGALADPLRYEIVSALLAEPPETARHCSSFGLPISKSTRTHHFRVLREAGLIRQVDRGNSRMATLRRAELDARFPGLLDLVAQNLAERPADPPADR from the coding sequence ATGCCTGACGCGGACGGCCATCCGACCCCGGGCGAGATGGAGCTGCGCGCGGTCCTCGGCGCGCTGGCCGACCCGTTGCGGTACGAGATCGTCTCGGCGCTGCTCGCCGAGCCGCCGGAGACCGCCCGGCACTGCTCCTCGTTCGGGCTGCCCATCTCCAAGTCCACCCGCACCCACCACTTCCGGGTGCTGCGCGAGGCGGGCCTGATCCGCCAGGTCGACCGGGGCAACAGCCGGATGGCGACGCTGCGCCGGGCGGAGCTGGACGCGCGCTTCCCCGGGCTGCTGGACCTGGTGGCCCAGAACCTCGCCGAGCGTCCGGCGGACCCGCCGGCCGACCGGTAG
- a CDS encoding nucleoside triphosphate pyrophosphatase: MTEPRRRLVLASASPARLGLLRQAGLAPEVIVSGVDEDALTAGSPAELARLLAEAKADAVAARPEATDALVIGCDSVLELDGEALGKPADAEEATARWKAMRGRAGVLRTGHCVIDTANGRRTSATASTTVRFGEPSDAEVAAYVASGEPLYVAGAFTLDGRSAPFIDGIDGDPGNVIGLSLPLLRRLLAELDVAITELWTAAGGDGDA; encoded by the coding sequence ATGACTGAGCCACGCCGCCGCCTCGTCCTCGCCTCCGCCTCCCCCGCCCGGCTGGGGCTGTTGCGCCAGGCGGGGCTGGCCCCCGAGGTGATCGTCAGCGGAGTGGACGAGGACGCCCTCACCGCCGGCTCGCCCGCCGAGCTGGCCCGACTGCTGGCCGAGGCCAAGGCGGACGCGGTGGCGGCGCGCCCGGAGGCCACCGACGCCCTCGTCATCGGCTGCGACTCCGTGCTGGAACTGGACGGCGAGGCGCTCGGGAAGCCCGCCGACGCCGAGGAGGCCACCGCCCGCTGGAAGGCGATGCGCGGCCGCGCCGGGGTGCTGCGCACCGGGCACTGCGTGATCGACACCGCGAACGGCCGGCGCACCTCGGCCACGGCCTCCACCACGGTCCGCTTCGGCGAGCCCAGCGACGCCGAGGTCGCGGCGTACGTGGCCAGCGGCGAACCGCTGTACGTCGCCGGCGCCTTCACCCTCGACGGCCGCTCGGCGCCGTTCATCGACGGCATCGACGGCGATCCGGGCAATGTGATCGGCCTGTCCCTGCCGCTGCTGCGTCGCCTGCTCGCCGAGTTGGACGTGGCCATCACCGAGCTGTGGACCGCCGCCGGCGGCGACGGCGATGCCTGA
- a CDS encoding penicillin-binding transpeptidase domain-containing protein, with protein MNRPIRHIAIFSGLLILALLIQANNLGFKRAEELKSHEQNRRVKIEAFAHPRGNIIVGGHPITGSVAVDSSDFKYKRVFKNGPMYAPVTGYSSQTYGYTHLEALNNKLLSGTDDRLFLQNTVDMFTGKKRQGGDVVTTINPKAQKAAYKGLGDKVGAVVAIEPSTGRILALASTPSYDPSVFAGNSNKDAEAWDKLQKDKRKPMVNRALKETYAPGSTFKVITAAAALEHEKYSDVNAPTESPDPWTMPDTNRVLPNHSPTAPCKNASLNVAMQHSCNNVYGKVSADLGKDKMRETAEKFGFNDPEVDTPTRAVESVFPKEMDRPQTAMSGIGQSSVRATPLQIAMMTAAIANDGTLMKPYMVEQLRGPDLDPIEEHEPEVMSEAVSEDTAKKLQEMMEDTAEKGTGKPGRIAGVTVGAKTGTAQRGLDNEIPPLAWFISYAKQGDGSPVAVAVMIDPENSIPRDQISGGGLAGPIAKKVMEAVLKSKK; from the coding sequence ATGAACAGGCCCATCCGCCACATCGCCATCTTCAGCGGCCTGCTGATCCTCGCGCTCCTCATCCAAGCCAACAACCTCGGCTTCAAGCGCGCCGAGGAGCTCAAGAGCCATGAGCAGAACCGGCGGGTGAAGATCGAGGCGTTCGCCCATCCGCGAGGCAACATCATCGTCGGCGGCCACCCGATCACCGGCTCGGTGGCGGTGGACAGCTCCGACTTCAAGTACAAGCGCGTCTTCAAGAACGGCCCGATGTACGCCCCGGTCACCGGCTACTCCTCCCAGACCTACGGCTACACCCACCTGGAAGCGCTCAACAACAAGCTGCTCAGCGGCACCGACGACCGGCTGTTCCTGCAGAACACCGTCGACATGTTCACCGGGAAGAAGCGGCAGGGCGGCGACGTCGTCACCACCATCAACCCGAAGGCGCAGAAGGCCGCCTACAAGGGCCTGGGCGACAAGGTCGGCGCCGTCGTCGCCATCGAGCCGAGCACGGGCAGGATCCTGGCGCTGGCCAGCACCCCCTCGTACGACCCCTCGGTCTTCGCGGGCAACTCCAACAAGGACGCCGAGGCCTGGGACAAGCTCCAGAAGGACAAGCGCAAGCCGATGGTCAACCGGGCACTGAAGGAGACCTACGCCCCCGGCTCCACCTTCAAGGTCATCACCGCGGCCGCCGCCCTGGAGCACGAGAAGTACTCCGACGTCAACGCCCCCACGGAGTCCCCCGACCCGTGGACCATGCCGGACACCAACCGGGTGCTGCCCAACCACAGCCCGACCGCGCCCTGCAAGAACGCCTCGCTCAACGTGGCCATGCAGCACTCCTGCAACAACGTCTACGGCAAGGTCAGCGCCGATCTCGGCAAGGACAAGATGCGCGAGACGGCGGAGAAGTTCGGCTTCAACGACCCCGAGGTCGACACCCCGACCCGCGCCGTGGAGAGCGTCTTCCCCAAGGAGATGGACCGCCCGCAGACCGCGATGTCCGGCATCGGCCAGTCCAGCGTCCGCGCCACCCCGCTCCAGATCGCGATGATGACCGCCGCCATCGCCAACGACGGCACGCTGATGAAGCCGTACATGGTCGAGCAGCTGCGCGGCCCCGACCTCGACCCCATCGAGGAGCACGAGCCGGAGGTCATGTCCGAGGCCGTCTCCGAGGACACCGCCAAGAAGCTCCAGGAGATGATGGAGGACACCGCGGAGAAGGGCACCGGCAAGCCCGGCCGCATCGCCGGGGTGACCGTCGGCGCCAAGACCGGCACCGCCCAGCGCGGCCTCGACAACGAGATCCCGCCGCTGGCCTGGTTCATCTCCTACGCCAAGCAGGGCGACGGCTCCCCGGTCGCCGTCGCGGTGATGATCGACCCGGAGAACAGCATCCCCCGCGACCAGATCTCCGGCGGCGGCCTCGCCGGCCCGATCGCCAAGAAGGTCATGGAGGCCGTCCTCAAGTCGAAGAAGTGA
- a CDS encoding acyl-CoA carboxylase epsilon subunit: MIKVIRGNPTPEELAAALAVVQARAAAAAAAAPGQGLPQEWADPARTIPGRRRPHPGPNAWRTTYWPA, translated from the coding sequence ATGATCAAGGTAATCCGGGGCAACCCGACCCCCGAGGAGTTGGCCGCCGCACTCGCGGTGGTCCAGGCCCGCGCGGCGGCCGCGGCGGCCGCCGCGCCGGGCCAGGGTCTGCCGCAGGAGTGGGCCGACCCCGCCCGCACCATTCCGGGACGACGCCGGCCGCACCCCGGCCCGAACGCCTGGCGCACCACCTACTGGCCGGCCTGA
- a CDS encoding acyl-CoA carboxylase subunit beta: protein MSESEVDIHTTAGKLADLQRRIDEATHAGSARAVEKQHAKGKLTARERIDLLLDEGSFTELDEFARHRSTAFGIEKNRPYGDGVVTGYGTVDGRPVCVYSQDFTIFGGSLGEVYGEKIVKVMDFALKTGCPIIGINDGGGARIQEGVVALGLFAEIFRRNVHASGVIPQISLIVGPCAGGAVYSPAITDFTVMVDQTSHMFITGPDVIKTVTGEDVGFEALGGARTHNTTSGVAHYMGGDEKDAIEYVKALLSYLPSNNLSEPPAFPDQADLDVTDEDRELDTLIPDSANQPYDMHKAIEHVLDDAEFLETQPLFAPNIITGFGRVEGHPVGIVANQPMQFAGCLDIDASEKAARFVRTCDAFNVPVITFVDVPGFLPGTDQEYGGIIRRGAKLIYAYAEATVPLITVITRKAFGGAYDVMGSKHLGADLNLAWPTAQIAVMGAQGAVNILHRRAIAEAEDPEATRAQLITEYEDALLNPYIAAERGYVDAVIMPSDTRRHIVRGLRTLRNKRESLPPKKHGNIPL, encoded by the coding sequence ATGTCCGAGTCGGAAGTCGACATCCACACCACCGCGGGCAAGCTCGCGGATCTGCAGCGTCGCATCGATGAAGCCACTCACGCCGGGTCCGCGCGGGCGGTGGAGAAGCAGCACGCGAAGGGCAAGCTGACCGCACGCGAACGCATCGACCTCCTCCTCGACGAGGGCTCCTTCACCGAGCTCGACGAGTTCGCCCGGCACCGCTCGACCGCCTTCGGCATCGAGAAGAACCGGCCGTACGGCGACGGGGTCGTCACCGGCTACGGCACGGTCGACGGCCGCCCGGTCTGCGTGTACTCCCAGGACTTCACCATCTTCGGCGGCTCGCTCGGCGAGGTGTACGGCGAGAAGATCGTCAAGGTGATGGACTTCGCCCTGAAGACGGGCTGCCCCATCATCGGCATCAACGACGGCGGCGGCGCCCGGATCCAGGAGGGCGTGGTCGCGCTCGGGCTGTTCGCCGAGATCTTCCGCCGCAATGTGCACGCCTCCGGCGTGATCCCGCAGATCAGCCTGATCGTCGGCCCCTGCGCGGGCGGCGCGGTCTACTCCCCGGCGATCACCGACTTCACCGTGATGGTCGACCAGACCTCGCACATGTTCATCACCGGGCCGGACGTGATCAAGACCGTCACCGGCGAGGACGTGGGATTCGAGGCCCTCGGCGGCGCCCGCACCCACAACACCACCTCCGGCGTCGCCCACTACATGGGCGGCGACGAGAAGGACGCCATCGAGTACGTCAAGGCGCTGCTGTCCTACCTCCCGTCCAACAACCTCTCCGAGCCGCCGGCCTTCCCCGACCAGGCCGATCTGGACGTCACCGACGAGGACCGCGAGCTCGACACCCTCATCCCGGACTCGGCGAACCAGCCGTACGACATGCACAAGGCCATCGAGCACGTGCTGGACGACGCGGAGTTCCTGGAGACCCAGCCGCTGTTCGCGCCGAACATCATCACCGGCTTCGGGCGGGTCGAGGGCCACCCGGTCGGCATCGTCGCCAACCAGCCCATGCAGTTCGCCGGCTGTCTGGACATCGACGCCTCGGAGAAGGCCGCCCGCTTCGTGCGCACCTGCGACGCCTTCAACGTCCCCGTCATCACCTTCGTGGACGTGCCCGGCTTCCTGCCCGGCACCGACCAGGAGTACGGCGGCATCATCCGGCGCGGCGCCAAGCTGATCTACGCCTACGCCGAGGCCACCGTCCCGCTGATCACCGTCATCACCCGCAAGGCGTTCGGCGGCGCCTACGACGTCATGGGCTCCAAGCACCTGGGCGCCGACCTCAACCTGGCCTGGCCGACCGCCCAGATCGCGGTCATGGGCGCCCAGGGCGCGGTGAACATCCTGCACCGGCGGGCCATCGCCGAGGCCGAGGACCCCGAGGCCACCCGCGCCCAGCTGATCACCGAGTACGAGGACGCGCTGCTCAACCCGTACATCGCGGCCGAGCGCGGGTACGTGGACGCCGTGATCATGCCGTCGGACACCCGGCGCCACATCGTCCGCGGGCTGCGCACCCTGCGGAACAAGCGCGAGTCCCTGCCCCCGAAGAAGCACGGCAACATCCCGCTCTAG
- a CDS encoding biotin--[acetyl-CoA-carboxylase] ligase, producing MSPSDTSGSRWNDLDRPPLNAAALRRALVRPDGLWTEVDVVESTGSTNTDLVERAARGATDGTVLVAERQTAGRGRLERSWTAPARSGLFFSVLVRPGDGVPSEHWSWLPLLTGVATAAALSATANVDTALKWPNDLLVTVAGEERKAAGILAERYGDAVVVGVGLNVSLREDELPVPTAGSLALAGATVLDRETLLRAVLRSFEEWYGRWRAAGGDPAASGLQEAYASGCATLGRTVRAELPGGRDLVGEAVAVDGEGRLVLATGDGVQEPVAAGDIVHLRPAS from the coding sequence ATGAGCCCTTCTGACACCTCTGGCAGTCGATGGAATGACCTTGACCGGCCACCGCTGAACGCCGCCGCGCTGCGCCGGGCGCTGGTCCGGCCCGACGGGCTGTGGACCGAGGTCGATGTGGTGGAGTCGACCGGCTCCACCAACACCGACCTGGTGGAGCGGGCGGCGCGGGGCGCGACGGACGGCACCGTGCTGGTCGCCGAGCGGCAGACCGCCGGCCGGGGACGGCTGGAGCGCAGCTGGACGGCGCCCGCCAGGTCCGGCCTGTTCTTCTCGGTCCTGGTGCGGCCGGGGGACGGGGTGCCCAGCGAGCACTGGAGCTGGCTGCCGCTGCTGACCGGGGTGGCGACGGCGGCCGCGCTGTCCGCCACGGCGAACGTGGACACGGCACTGAAGTGGCCCAACGACCTGCTGGTGACCGTGGCCGGCGAGGAGCGCAAGGCCGCCGGGATCCTGGCCGAGCGGTACGGGGACGCGGTCGTGGTCGGCGTCGGGCTCAACGTCTCGCTGCGCGAGGACGAGCTGCCGGTGCCCACCGCCGGCTCGCTGGCGCTGGCCGGCGCCACGGTGCTGGACCGCGAGACGCTGCTGCGGGCGGTCCTGCGCTCCTTCGAGGAGTGGTACGGGCGCTGGCGCGCGGCCGGCGGCGACCCGGCGGCCAGCGGGCTCCAGGAGGCGTACGCGTCCGGCTGCGCCACGCTCGGCCGGACCGTGCGCGCGGAGCTGCCGGGCGGACGGGACCTGGTCGGCGAGGCGGTCGCGGTGGACGGCGAGGGCCGACTGGTGCTGGCGACCGGCGACGGGGTGCAGGAACCGGTGGCGGCCGGCGACATCGTGCACCTGCGGCCCGCGAGCTGA
- a CDS encoding adenylate/guanylate cyclase domain-containing protein: MERGPVERAAVERAAVERGALADEAEAEEDEGDSIALRLEQLILGAERRYTPFQAARSAGVSVELATRFWHAMGFADIGQARALTEADVLALRRLSGLVEAGLLSEPMAVQVARSTGQTTARLADWQIDSFLEGLTEPQEPGMTRTEIAYPLVELLLPELEEFLVYVYRRQLAAATGRVIQAADDAEMVDRRLAVGFADLVGFTRLTRRLEEEELGELVEAFETTAADLVAAHGGRLIKTLGDEVLYSADDAGTAAEIGLRLIETMAHDEMMPELRVGMAFGTVTTRMGDVFGTTVNLASRLTSIAPKDAVLVDPALAEELTRTGEAPMSEAEAAEAAAEAEKQGEEPPSYRFALRPMWQRPVRGLGVVEPWLLSRRG, from the coding sequence ATGGAGCGAGGGCCCGTGGAGCGAGCGGCCGTGGAGCGAGCGGCCGTGGAGCGAGGGGCTCTGGCGGACGAGGCCGAGGCCGAGGAGGACGAGGGCGACTCGATCGCGCTCCGACTCGAACAGCTGATCCTCGGCGCCGAGCGGCGCTACACCCCCTTCCAGGCCGCGCGCAGCGCCGGCGTCTCGGTCGAACTGGCCACGCGCTTCTGGCACGCGATGGGCTTCGCCGACATCGGCCAGGCCAGGGCGCTGACGGAGGCCGACGTGCTGGCCCTGCGCCGGCTGTCCGGCCTGGTGGAGGCGGGGCTGCTCAGCGAGCCGATGGCCGTCCAGGTCGCCCGGTCCACCGGGCAGACCACCGCGCGGCTGGCCGACTGGCAGATCGACTCCTTCCTGGAGGGGCTGACAGAGCCCCAGGAGCCGGGGATGACCCGGACCGAGATCGCCTACCCGCTGGTGGAGCTGCTCCTCCCGGAGCTGGAGGAGTTCCTCGTCTACGTCTACCGCCGGCAGCTGGCGGCGGCGACCGGGCGGGTGATCCAGGCGGCCGACGACGCGGAGATGGTCGACCGTCGGCTGGCCGTCGGCTTCGCGGACCTGGTGGGCTTCACCCGGCTGACCCGGCGGCTGGAGGAGGAGGAGCTCGGAGAGCTGGTCGAGGCGTTCGAGACCACCGCCGCCGATCTGGTGGCCGCGCACGGCGGCCGGCTCATCAAGACGCTCGGCGACGAGGTCCTCTACTCCGCCGACGACGCGGGCACGGCGGCGGAGATCGGCCTGCGGCTCATCGAGACGATGGCGCACGACGAGATGATGCCGGAGCTGCGGGTCGGCATGGCCTTCGGCACGGTGACGACCCGGATGGGAGACGTCTTCGGCACCACCGTCAACCTCGCCAGCCGGCTCACCTCGATAGCGCCCAAGGACGCCGTGCTGGTGGACCCCGCGCTGGCGGAGGAGCTGACCCGGACCGGGGAGGCGCCGATGTCCGAGGCCGAGGCGGCGGAGGCGGCGGCCGAGGCGGAGAAGCAGGGCGAGGAGCCGCCCTCGTACCGCTTCGCGCTGCGCCCGATGTGGCAGCGCCCGGTGCGCGGCCTCGGCGTGGTCGAACCCTGGCTGCTGAGCCGCAGGGGGTGA
- a CDS encoding enoyl-CoA hydratase-related protein → MSEERFGEWVVVRRHGHVAELVLDRPKAMNAVSTELARSIGAACAALAADASVRAVALTSTHERAFCVGADLKERNAFSDAELGRQRPVARGAYTGVLELPMPTVAAVHGFALGGGFELALSCDVIVADTTAVVGLPEVSVGVIPGGGGTQLLPRRVGAARAAELIFTARRVEAAEAHRLGLVDQLVDEGKDREEALALAARMAANSPVGLRAAKKALRLGHGLDLRTGLEVEDAAWRSVAFSGDRAEGVAAFNEKRTPEWPGE, encoded by the coding sequence ATGTCGGAAGAGCGGTTCGGTGAGTGGGTCGTCGTACGCCGGCACGGGCACGTGGCCGAGCTCGTGCTGGATCGGCCCAAGGCGATGAACGCCGTCTCCACGGAGCTGGCCCGGTCCATCGGGGCGGCCTGCGCGGCGCTCGCCGCCGACGCCTCCGTGCGGGCGGTCGCGCTGACCTCCACCCACGAGCGCGCCTTCTGCGTCGGCGCCGACCTCAAGGAGCGCAACGCGTTCAGCGACGCCGAGCTGGGTCGGCAGCGGCCGGTGGCCCGGGGCGCGTACACCGGGGTGCTGGAGCTGCCGATGCCCACGGTCGCGGCGGTGCACGGCTTCGCGCTGGGCGGCGGCTTCGAGCTGGCGCTGTCCTGCGATGTGATCGTGGCGGACACCACCGCCGTGGTGGGCCTGCCCGAGGTCTCCGTCGGGGTGATCCCGGGCGGTGGCGGCACCCAGCTGCTGCCGCGCCGGGTGGGCGCCGCCCGCGCCGCCGAGCTGATCTTCACGGCGCGCCGGGTGGAGGCCGCGGAGGCGCACCGGCTGGGCCTGGTGGACCAGCTGGTGGACGAGGGGAAGGACCGCGAGGAGGCGCTGGCGCTGGCCGCGCGGATGGCCGCGAACTCCCCCGTCGGGCTGCGCGCGGCCAAGAAGGCGCTGCGGCTCGGCCATGGGCTGGACCTGCGGACCGGACTGGAGGTGGAGGACGCGGCCTGGCGGTCGGTGGCCTTCTCCGGGGACCGCGCGGAGGGCGTGGCGGCGTTCAACGAGAAGCGGACGCCCGAGTGGCCGGGCGAGTGA